The stretch of DNA atgacatatgtatgtgaaaaACATgtaaggtacagatgtcctactgagtactGGGTATTAAAGCTGTGACTCGTAAGAAGTGTCTCACAagtccctcctcgttttattttgttttgtttttatacccatTATTCGAAGAGTAAgttgatgtatgtaacgcagagagggaaacgtttccgaccccatgatgcttgatcagcatcaatagccgtgtatgtacatatgtccatacatatgtatgtctgtccgtccgtcttgttgagcgcctggatctcagagactataaaagccaGAATGAAAACAAGCTAAAAGATGACGtagatgacatacatacatatgtaaaaaaaaatgtaaaattaaaaaaaaccactaaggtacagatgtactactgagtaccgggtataaaagttgtgaagcgTTGGACGCGTCCCTTCTCGATTCTTGTTAGTTTTGTTAGTTTGTGAATGTTGTTAACTATCGTTAATTAATCCCTGGATATGTGAGGCTAAGTCTCCTGTGATagttttaataataataattattttgaaccATGTAGTATTATTCGTTGTTGTACAGTATTTAATTGAACCAATTTTATGAGTATCTCTCTACTTTTAACTAACTATGCGTCATTTACTCGTATGTTAAATTTGCACATGTAATCAATTATCACAATTAAGCATTTTAATCTAATCTAAAATATGATTTCCCGTATGTATGTTATTTCAGTCGGCAGGATTAGGTACTCCGAGAAAGCATGAGCCACAAGGTTCGAAGCAAAACAATTATGATCATAATATTTGGGTCAATGCTAGGCAGACTCGATGAATTGCACAGCTCTCCGCGGCagtaacaatttatttttgctgacCCCGCCAAGTGATTGTCCTTTACTTCTGTGCACCCCTCATCGTACACTTCTTGGACCAGGTGCTCCTGTTCCCATTGCTTATTGCGGAATATCTAAGAAAAGAACAGGGTACCAGTATCAATCACAAAGGCATTCACATATACATATCGATCCAATAATAGATCAAACCTGAGTGGTATTCTTTTGTTGGGCGCATCCTCTTGTCACAGCTTcttgtttttggccattttgcAAGTGTAAAATAGAGATTGTCTTCAAACACATTGTTGAATATGGACAGTGCGTCATGTAACCTGCGTTCTCCTCAAATTTCGAGCACAATGGGGTCGTAATTGTTCGGTTCTCTATGACATACTTTTCTATAGTTACGGAGCACTTATAACATTGTAACATATCAGCTAATGATCCTTTGCCTGTAAGTAAAGGAAATGTTTAATGTTCGGCATTAATTCGAGAGTTGCATTACATTATACTGAATCtggaattttgtatttttaaatttaaaagacTATCATCGGGGATCCTATTGCAGCAAtacgtttttggtttttagaATATTCATATTAACCAGAGTCTCACATATGTGTTCGTACCTCTAAATTactttttaaacaatttttttttttacgttttttgtTACATattgtttatgtacatatatgtacatgcatttattttgttatgtGTTTATACTCGTTTCTCAGTTAATACgttttttttggaaaaaatgCACTCTTAGAATCGCTTCGATATCGTTGAGCACATTTAAATACTCACATCAGCGCGAAAATGATAAGTGTATAAGTATAAACTTTTCTTGAGAATTTAATATACATACTTGGAATTGTTTAAGATCTCCATTCTTCAGAAAATCATAGCACAATCGTTAACCATTAGTTTTTGTTCTAgtaatgcatttatttatttaattgcaattgttaGCTATCTATGGGAAAGAA from Drosophila subobscura isolate 14011-0131.10 chromosome O, UCBerk_Dsub_1.0, whole genome shotgun sequence encodes:
- the LOC117899640 gene encoding uncharacterized protein LOC117899640 isoform X2, with the translated sequence MHTYVRFLGKGSLADMLQCYKCSVTIEKYVIENRTITTPLCSKFEENAGYMTHCPYSTMCLKTISILHLQNGQKQEAVTRGCAQQKNTTQIFRNKQWEQEHLVQEVYDEGCTEVKDNHLAGSAKINCYCRGELCNSSSLPSIDPNIMIIIVLLRTLWLMLSRST
- the LOC117899640 gene encoding uncharacterized protein LOC117899640 isoform X1, whose translation is MARSPQAGSRGYILNGVISFFVAVTLGKGSLADMLQCYKCSVTIEKYVIENRTITTPLCSKFEENAGYMTHCPYSTMCLKTISILHLQNGQKQEAVTRGCAQQKNTTQIFRNKQWEQEHLVQEVYDEGCTEVKDNHLAGSAKINCYCRGELCNSSSLPSIDPNIMIIIVLLRTLWLMLSRST